The Streptomyces fungicidicus nucleotide sequence GACACCGCCCGCCGGCTGATGGCGGGCGAGCCCACCGCACAGGACGACACCGGTGTGGCCGACGACGCCGGCCCCTCCTCGCTCACCCTCACCTTCGGCTTCGGCCACAGCTTCTTCACCCGCGCCGGCCTGGAGAAGCAGCGCCCGGTCGCCCTGGACCCGCTGCCGGACTTCTCCTCCGACCGGCTCGACAAGGCGCGCAGCAACGGGGACCTGTGGGTGCAGATCGGCGCCGACGACGCACTCGTCGCCTTCCACGCCCTGCGTGCCGTCCAGAAGGACGCGGGCTCGGCGGCCAGGGTGCGCTGGCAGATGAACGGCTTCAACCGCTCGCCGGGGGCCACCGCCCACCCCATGACCGCCCGCAACCTGATGGGCCAGGTCGACGGCACCCGCAATCCCAAGCCCGCCGACTCCGACTTCGACCGGCGGATCTTCGTCCCGGAGAAGGGCGAGCCCGCCTGGATGGCGAACGGCTCCTACGTCGTCGTACGCCGTATCCGCATGCTGCTGGACGACTGGGAGAAGCTGCCGGTCGAGGAGCAGGAGAGCGTCATCGGCCGCCGCAAGTCCGACGGGGCGCCGCTGTCCGGGGGCACCGAGACCTCCGAGATGGACCTGGAGAAGACGGATTCCAAGGGCGGTCTGGTCGTCCCCTTCAACGCCCACGCGAGGATCACCCGGCCCGACCAGAACGGCGGGGCGGCCATGCTGCGCCGTCCGTTCTCGTACCACGACGGCATGGACACGGACGGGGTGCCGGACGCGGGGCTGCTGTTCGTCTGCTGGCAGGCGGATCCGCTGCGCGGCTTCGTGCCGGTGCAGCGCAAGCTCGACCGGGGCGACGCCCTGACGCCGTTCGTCCGCCACGAGGCGAGCGGGCTGTTCGCG carries:
- the efeB gene encoding iron uptake transporter deferrochelatase/peroxidase subunit; the protein is MADQSISRARTAPAAQEGATGQTTGHGVSRRRLLGTAGVTGLVLGTAGGAVGYASAPAGATPLTSVGDGRVPFHVKHQPGITQPLQARGHLIAFDLAPGAGRKEAAALLRRWSDTARRLMAGEPTAQDDTGVADDAGPSSLTLTFGFGHSFFTRAGLEKQRPVALDPLPDFSSDRLDKARSNGDLWVQIGADDALVAFHALRAVQKDAGSAARVRWQMNGFNRSPGATAHPMTARNLMGQVDGTRNPKPADSDFDRRIFVPEKGEPAWMANGSYVVVRRIRMLLDDWEKLPVEEQESVIGRRKSDGAPLSGGTETSEMDLEKTDSKGGLVVPFNAHARITRPDQNGGAAMLRRPFSYHDGMDTDGVPDAGLLFVCWQADPLRGFVPVQRKLDRGDALTPFVRHEASGLFAVPGGAAEGEYVGQRLLEG